In bacterium, the sequence ATGGTGCTGTTGACGGTGGTGTTGTCGGCGATCGCCAGGGCCGGCGAGACGCACTGGTCGAGCTGCGTCGTCGAGTTCATGGCGAAGTCGACACCGGTGCGGGTCTCGCCGCTCGTCAGCGTCACGACGACGTCGGTGGAGGCGTAGCCCGCCTTCGCCGCGTGGATCGTGTAGGCGCCGGCGAACAGGCCGCTGAGCGTGTACGAGCCGTCGGCGGCCGTGGTCGTGGTGCCGCCGTTGGGCGACGCCGAGATCACGATGCCCGCATGGTTGGACTGGCCCGCCAGCAGGGCGTGACCGGTCACCGTGCAGCTGCCGATTTCCGGAGTCGTCAGCCAGAGGATCGCGTTCTCGAGCAACTGGTAGCGGCCGGCGGCGGCAGCCAGGTAGTTGAAGCAGAAGAACACGATCTGGCCGCCCTCGGGCGCCGGGTTCGGATCGTAGGTGATCACGCTGGCGTCCGAAGCGTAGCTGGACCAGGCCAGGGGCCGGGCCGCGTCGGCCAGGGGCGCCATCGCATCGCTGTCGCCGTAGCCCGCGTAGGTCAGGTCCAGCGGCACGGCGGCGGCGTTCGGGTTGTTCAGGATGAAGGCCGCGGCGTCGTTCACCGTGATGGTGCCGGCGCTGTCGGCGTTCCAGTCGGTCGAGTGCATCACGCTGGTGGCGAAGGCGGTGTCGCCGTACTGGTCATAGCCCAGCTCGCCGCCCTCGAGCAGGATGTGCCCGCCCGTCTGCGCGAAGGCGACCAGGCCCGCCTTGAGGGCAGTGTTGGCCAGCGTCTCGGTGTTGTCACCGCAAGCCAGGATCACCAGGTCGTAGTCGTCGAAGGTCGCGGGATCGGCCGCGGCAGCAGTGACCGACGTGACCGAGTAGCCCATCTCCTCGAGATCCAGCAGCATCTGGGCCGCACTCTTGGCGACGGGAGCGGTGTAGCCGGCAGCCAGCAGCTCGTCGTCGAGCTTGCCGCCGAACTTGGCCGCCTTGTCGGCACTCTTGGCGCCGTCGTCGATCAACAGCAGGTCGCCCGCCGTCGGGTCGAGCAGGAAGCCCTTGATGGTCTCGGGCTCCTCGATCGTGACCGGAATCGTGACCGGCTTGTGGTGCCAGGCGCGCACCTGGATGTTGTACGTGAAGTACGGCAGCGCCGACGTCACGAACGTTCCGTCCACGCCGCTGGTCGTCTCGGTGTACAGGGAGCCGTTGTCGGAACGGTACACGCGCACCGTGCCCTGCAGGGGCTCGTTCGTCACCGAATCGAAGATGGAGCCGGAGAACACGCCGCTCGGCGCGGCAGCCAGCACCACGTCGTGCGTATTGGCGCCGTAGTTGATGAACTGGGCCGCCTCGTAGTGCAGGTAGCCGAAGTGGTCCACCACGACAGTGTAGTCGTCGACGAGGATGTCCTCGGGGGCCGACCAGGCGCCGCCGGCGCCACTGACCACGGCGAAGACCTCGGTGAGGGTCTCGTCGAGCAGGCGCACCGTCACGCCGACCATCGGCGAACCGGCCGAGGTGACCGTGCCGGTGAGCTGGCCGTAGGCCTCGATGATGTTGAAGTTCTCGGTGTACACATTGTAGCCGCTGACCGCGATGGTGCCGGCCACGACGCCCAGGCCGGTCGGCGTCAGCGCCAGGTCGGCGGCCGTCGTCTCCAGCAGCGTCCCGTTCGGCAGGCGCGCGTACAGCGTGGCACCGGGTTCGGTCACCGACGCGTGCAGCGTGCCGGGCAGGTTCAGCGCGAAGGCATCGCTCAGGCCGATGCCGGTCGTGACCGTCAGGTCCGGAGCCGTCAGCGTGGCGGCGTTGACCGTCACCTGCTCGGTGAACAGGCGGTAAGTCTCGGCCATGTCCTGGCCGACGATGTCCAGCGTCGGGCCGTAGGCGGCGTTGACGTTGACCACGGCCACACCGGCAGCGTCGGTCAGCACCGGCGTCGTGGCGTAGTCGAGGCCCTCGGCCCAGACCGAGATGCCCGGCAGGGGCAGCGTGCCCTCGGCATTCATCACCGTGACGGTGATGGCGGTCGGGACGTTCACGTCGATCACGGTCGGGTTGATCGTCACCGTGGCGGGCACGATCACGTTGATGTCGGTGATGTACGGGATCTTGTTCTGCGCCGTCACCACGAGCTTCATGGGCACGCCGGGCGTGAGCTCGCCGAAGTAGGTGACGTCAAGGGTACCCTTGGCGTTGACGGTGCCGCAGCCCATCAGGACGCCGTTCTGGGTCAGGCCCACGTAGCTGCCGGTGGCCGCGCCGACCGAGATCGACGTCTGGCCGACGAAGACCGTCGCCGGATGGGTCACGGTGTTCGCCGTCGGCACCAGGTAGGTGCTCAGGCTGGGGTCGCCCAGCAGGTTGTAGATGTTCCAGTAGTAGGTCGTGCGCGAGGAACCGGACTCGGAGACGGCCAGGTTGCCCGAGAACACGAGCGCGTCGTTGGTCACGTACCACAGGTGCTCGGCCTCGCCGGACTCGTGGAACATGCCGTCGTAGGCGCCGATGCCCGTCGCCAGGATCGGGTAGCCGGTGCCGTTGATCTGGCTCGAGGCGTGGAAGCCGACGCCCCACCAGTAGTCCTCGTCCCAGTAGGTCGAGTTCGAGGCGCCGATGTAGCCCACGGCGCCCTTGTTGGCGGCGCGCAGGAAGGTCTCGCCGAAGCACTCGGCGTAGTCGTAGGTCGACGTGAGGCAGCAGTTGCCGATGGCCAGCGTCGGCTTGCCGACGTTCGTCATCGCGTTGATGTTCGCCTGCGTCATCGTCGGGTCGGCCCAGCTGGTCTCGCTGCCGTGGGCCGTGTAGTTGATGATCGACACACCGTCGTTGACCGTCTGGATGACGGCGGCCTCGACCGCGCCGTTCGAGGCGGGGTAGAGCCAGGTGTTGCTGGTGATGCCGTGCGCGGCGTTGAAGTAGTTGTTCGTGCCGTAGTTGATCTGGCCGTTGCCGTGGGTCGCGGCGTAGGTGCCGTCCACGCCGGCCATCATCGTCACGCGGTTCAGGTAGCTGGGATCCGGCATCGTGAACTGGTCGTACATCATCGTCTTGTCGAGCTGGGCCTGCAGCTGCGTCGGGTTGGTGGCGCTGAAGCGGCCGTAGTACATGTCGGGGATCAGGTCCGCGTCGACCGCGCAGTAGGGGCGGTCGGTGGCGTCGCCGGCCTCGGAGTAGGTCGGCAGCTCGGCCACGTCGCCGACGAACAGCACGAAGCTGGGCGCGGGCAGTTCCGGGGTGGCGTTATTGTAGAGGCCGTTCAGGTAGGCCTCGATGGACGTGGTCGTGGTGCCCACCGCGGGCGTGCCGGTCACGGCCATGATGACGCGGAAGCCGCGCTGCGTCTTCCAGGCCACGAAGTCGGCCATCTGGCTGGCGAACGCGGGCGGGGTCACGATGACCATGGTCACGACGTCGCCCACGCGGTCGGGATACGCGTCGTGGAAGGCCTTCGTGCCGGCCATGCCGGCATAGAGGCTCTCGAAGAACGGGCTGTAGGTGCGGGCGATCAGGTCGGTGGCGTAGGACTTGTCGACATTGTCGAAGGCGACGTCGACGTCCATGCTGGTGACGACTTCGATCTCGTTCTCGGTCGGGAACCAGGTCACCGGCGCGATTTCCAGGCGCGCGAAGTCCATGGCCCGCAGGCGGCCCTGCGGCAGGATCGTGGCCGGCTCGCGGCTGACGACCTTCTGCATGTAGGCGGCCATGTCCTGCACGAAGGGCAGGTTGTCCAGGTCGGCGCTCTTGGAGACGCTGGGCTGGGCGGGGAAGATCGGGCGCGTGATGCCGTAGTCGGCCAGTTTCACGCGGGTGGTCACCACGTTGCGCACGCTGACGCGCGCGGTCGCGCCGGCAGGCACCGCCACCAGGCGGTTCATCTGCGGCAACTCGGGTGCCCCTTCGATCATCGAACTGTGGAAGCCCGGGATCGCCAGGCGGGTGAAGACGCCGCTCTTGGTGGCGATGTCGGTGGCCTCGAGCTCGCCCACTTGCACGTGGAAGCTCAGGCCGGTGCCTTTCTCGGCGGTGACGGCGAGCGCCGAGGCCTGGTCGCTGACCTTGATCGGCGCGGCGACGGCCAGGGTGGCCGAAAGCGCGATCAGCGCCAGCATGAGAGACAGCAATCTCCTGCGCAGCATGTTTCCACTCCCCTGTATCACACGACCCCCACAGGCCGAAACGACACGCCGCACACCTGGTGCACTGCGCGTCGCGGGACGCCTCCAGCCGGACCCGGCCTGCGCTGGTCCGACCTGTCAATGCTATCACGTCTTGGATATGCAAAGAAAGAATCAACTAGCGACTTTTTGCTGTTTTGTCTCGCGAGTCCGCGACACTCAGGACCACTGCGGCAATAATCGCACGATATCAAATATGAGGAAAAGCGTTACAATTAGGGACGATTCCGTGATGGCTGCGCCGACCCGGGTGCGCCTCGCTGCCGAAGCACCCGCGCGACTTTCCGGTTTGAGTTTGGCTTTTTGTCATGACCTACCGGTGCGCCGGTGATATGATAGCCATCGTTCAGGCGTCCCGGTGGCGCGGCCGGCGGGCCGCTGCAACGCCGGATTCCACCCCGTCTGCGGGCGCAGCCAGGCGCCCGGCGAGGCAACATGCACGCAAGTCTTCGTCTTTTCTGTCTTCGTCTGTTCTGCTGGTGCGCCCTCCTGGTGCTGCCGGCCGGCGCCGCCGATGCGGCCACCCGCTCCTTCACCTTCACGGCCGCCGACCAGGGCGCCGTGACCGGTCTTTCGGTCGTCACCGCCTTCACCACGACCGTGCGCAACACGGGCACCGTCACCGACACCTACACGGTCACGACGGTCAAGGAGATGCCTGCCGCCTGGAGCTGCTCGCTCTGCGAAGGCACCATCTGCTACCCGCCCTTCATCCAGCAGATCTCCTTCAACCTGGCGCCCGGTTCCGAGACCAACGTGGACATCGACCTGACGCCCCTGGCGGTCGAAGGCGCCGGCGTGGCGCACGTCACCGTGGCCAGCCAGGGTGACCCCTCGCTGGTGAGCTCGCGGGAGTTCCGTGTCGTCACGACAGGCGTGGAGGTGCTGCTGGTCGACGGCGACGGCGGCCAGTCGCTCGAGGACTTCTATGCGCCGGCGCTGGCTTCGGGCGATGTGACCTGGGCGCGCTGGCCGCGCGACGAGGCCGGCATCCTGACGTCGCCCGAGCTGGATGGCTTCACGGGGGTGATCTGGTTCGGCGAGGCGATGGAGCCGGCACTGGACGAAGCCGACCGCTCGGCCCTTGCCTACTACGTGCAGCACGGCGGCACGCTGCTGCTGTGTGGCCAGGACCTGGCCTGGCAGGCGTGCAGCCCGGCCAGCCCGTGGTACTCGTCGCAGGCCGCGGCCTGGTTCCAGGTCGTGCTGGGCACCGCCTACGCCGCGGACGCCACCGGCGCGGTCGAAGTGGCCGCGTTGCCCGCGGCCCCGTTCGGGAGCAACTGGTTCAGCGGCACCCTGAACGGCGCCGGCGGCGCCGGCAACAGCACCAGCCCCGACGCCCTGACGGCCGTCGGTGCCGGCGCGCTGGCACAGACGTATCGCAATGGGAATTGGGCCGCCGTGACCTCCACCTGGGGAGCGGGGCGCTCGTTGTTCTGCGGCTACGCCGTCGAGTCGCTCGGCGCCTCGGAGGCTTCGCTGTTCCTGCACGGTTTCCTGGACTGGGCGCTGGGGCGGGCCAGCGGCGTGGATGACGTGGTGCCTGCGGCACCGGGCGGCACGCTGGCCGTGGCGCCGAACCCGTTCAATCCGTCGACGACACTGCGCTTCCATCTGGCCGCCTCGGGCACCGTGCAGGCAGAGATCTGCGACCTGGGCGGCAGGGTCGTCCGTCGCCTGGCGCGCGGCGTGATGGCGGCAGGACCGGTGGTCCTGGCCTGGGACGGCCGCGACGACGCGGGCTTCCCGCTGCCGTCGGGCGTCTATGTGGCGCGCGTGACGGGCGCCGGCCCGGCGCGCACGGCGAAACTGGTTCTGGCAAAGTAGGGAACGAACCTGCAGGTGGCTCGCGGAGCCGGGGACGGTCGCATGAACTACAGGGAATCGACTTCAAGGGAATCGCTTTTGCGTTGGCGGCGTCGACGGCGCTGCTGGCCGCGCTGCCGGCAACGGCGGCGGTGCCGACCATCGCCTGGAACCAGCGCCATGACGGCGGCGGGCAGTTCAATGACGACGGCTGGTGCACGGTCGTCGACCCGGCCGGCGACGTGATCGTGGCCGGCGAGTCGGCCGACGGCATCGAGGGCATCGACCTGTGCATCCGCAAGCTGGACCGCCAGGACGGCCACCAGCTGTGGCAGGCGCGCTACCAGGGGTACGACGCGAAGGACGTGACCGTTGCGGACATCACCTGGGACACGGCCGGCCAGTTGCTCGTCGCGGGCTACATCCGCGGCTGCGTTGGCTGAGGCCAGGGTGATGACGTCGTCGTCCTGAAGGTCGACGGCGCGACCGGAGAGGTTCTCTGGTCCCGGCTTTACCAGGGTTCGGCTGGGCTCGATGAAGCGGCGCTGGCGGTGGCGGGCGACGCGGCGGGAGACGTGTATATCGCCGGGCGGGTCTCCGTGGCCGGCCAGGGCGTGCAGATGCTGGCGATGAAGCTGGACGGCGGCAACGGCACCATCGACTGGATGGAAATTCGCGGCGGGGCTGCCGGCGCCGACGACATCGCCTGGGACGTTGTCGTGGGTCCGGACGGCAACCCGGTCTTCAGCGGGCACACCATCGAGGCGGGCAACGTCGCGCGCTGCCTGACACGCAAGCTCGCGGCGGCCACCGGCGCCATGGTCTGGGAAGCGGTCACGACGGGTGCGCTGGCCGACATCGTCTCGCGCAGCGCCTGGCTGGCGGTGGGGCAGGACGGCGACATCCTGATGGCCCAGCGCGGCTACTCGACCACGAACGGCTACGACATCCTCACGGCGCGCTACGACGAGGCCGACGGTCACGCCGTGTGGCGCGCGCGCTACGACGGGCCCACGCACGGCGGCGACGATCCCCGCGCCATGGTGCTGACGACGACTGGCGACCTGGTCGTGGCCGGCGTGCAGGACACCTGGTGGAACTACAACTTCATGACCATCAGGTTCTCGGGCGCCACCGGCGCCGTGGTCTGGCAGGCGCCGGCCTACAACGGCCCCCCCGGCTGGTACGACGTGGCGACGGCCGTCTGCGAGGGCCCCGGCGGACTGATCATCACGACCGGTCTGAGCGACGGCACGGGCACGAGCTGGGACATCGCCACCGTGGGCTACGACGGCGCCACGGGCCAGCAGCAGTGGGTGCTGCGCCAGGACGGCCCGTCCAGCCAGAGCGACGAGCCGCGCGCCGTGACGGCGGGCGGCGGTCGCGTGTTCGTCACCGGTTACGTGTACGCCGCCACCACGGGCAAGGACTGGGTGACCCTGGCCTACGACCTGGGCCTGTCGAGCCCCGTGCCCCCGCTGGTGGCCCGAGGTCCCGCGACTCTCGCCGCCCCGTGGCCGAACCCCTTCAACCCCAGCACCACGGTGGCCTTCGACCTGGCCGCACCTGCCAACGTGCGCCTGGCCGTGCACAGCCTCGACGGCGCCCTGGTGCGCCAGCTGTTCACCGGCGCGGCGCCGGCGGGTCGCACCGCCCTGGTGTGGGACGGCCGCGACGCGGAAGGCCGCTCCGTCGCCACCGGCACCTACGCCGTGCGCCTATCAACCAACAACACGACCGACATCCGCCTGATCACGCTCTTGAAGTAGGAAGCTCCTGCTCCGTGGAGCGCGGGAGAGCGTCACACAAATGATCCGGCGGGCAATCCGCAGCGCCAAAGGCGCGAGGACAGCCCGCCGGATCATTTGTGTGACGCTCTCCCACCCAACGGCTCAGGAGCTTTTCTCACTCCAGACCGCGATCAGGTGCACGATGGTGTCGGAAGCCAGCTCCATGTCCTTCACGCACACCCACTCGCCGTACCCGTGGAAGTCCTGCTCGCCGGTGAAGATGTTCGGCGTGGGCAGGCCCTTGGCCGAGAGCACGGCGCCGTCGGTGCCGCCGCGGATCAGGCCGAGGATCGGCGACATGCCCGCCCGCTTGACGGCCTCGAGCGCGTACTCCATCGCCCGCGGCTCCTTCGAGATGTCGTACTTCATGTTGCGGTAGTATTCCTTGATCTCGACGCGGCACGAGGAACCGGGCCACTGCGCGCAGGCCTGCTCGGCCCAGCCGCGGATGCGGTCGGCCTTCGGCTTCAGTTCCGCCAGCTCGAAATCGCGGATCAGCAGCGTCACTTCCGTCTCGCTGCAGTTGCCCTTGATCGCGATGGGGTGGATGTAGCCCTCGCGGCCGCTGGTCGTCTCGGGCGCGCCTTCGCGCGGAATCAGCGCCAGGAACGAGCCGGCCACCTTCACCGAGGCGATCATCTTGTCCTTCGCGTATCCGGGATGGATGTCGCGCCCGACGAACGTGACGATGGCGCTGTCGGCGCAGAACGTCTCGTTCTCGACCTCGCCGCGCCGGCCGCCGTCCATGGTGTAGGCCACCTTCGCGCCGAACTTCTCCACGTTGAAATGCTTGACCCCGCCGCCGACTTCCTCGTCGGGCGTGAAGGCGACCTTCACCGGGCCGTGCCGGAAATCGGGGTTCTCGACGATCCGCGTCAGCGCATCGAGGATCTCGGCGATGCCCGCCTTGTCGTCGGCGCCCAGCAGCGTGGTGCCGTCGGCGGTGATGATGGTCTGGCCGATGCACTCCTGCAGATAGGGGTTCTCGGCGGCGACGATCTTCTTCCCGTTCTTCGGCAGGGCGATGTCCTTGCCGTCGTAGTTCGGATGGAAGGTGGGCACCACGTTCTCGCCCGACACGTCGGGATAGGTGTCCATGTGGGCGATGAAGGCGATGACCGGCACCTTCTCGCAGCCCGGCGTGGCCGGCAGCGTGGCCGTGACGTAGCAGTGTTCGTCGAAGGCCGCGTCGCTCAGGCCCAGGGCCTGCAGCTCGGCCACCAGCACGCGGGCCAGGTCGAACTGCCGGGCGGTGGACGGATAGGTCTCGGACGACTCGCTGCTGGTCGTGTGGATCTTCGCGTAGGTGACGAACCGGTCGACCAGGCCGGGGAAAGGCGAGCCGGGCTTGCGCTGGAGCATGGGAGGCCTCCACGGAGGGTGGGGGGTGTGTGCTTGTCGGGCGCCGGGGCGGGATCATAGTGCGCCATCGCCGCAGCCGGGGCAAGGGGCCGGCTGCAGCCGGGGATCAGGACCGGAGGGGTCTGAATCCGGCCGTTCGGGAACCGACACCGGGCGCCAACGGTTCCTTGTCCTTTTGGCCCCAGAATGTTACGGTCCGCCCCGGCGCCGCCCCCCCGCGGCGCGCCGGGCGCCCGGTCCCAGCCGGCTGCGCCCGCCACCCATCGCGGAGGTTTTCATGGACGTCAGTACTGGCAGCAAGAGCCTGCCCGAGAACGCCTACCGGGCGCTCAAGCCCGGAGAAAAGTACATCCCGGTGGTCCCGGCCGATTCCATCGTGCCTGAGATCACCGGCTACTCCCTGACGATGGGCCTGATCTTCGCGGTCGTCTTCTCGGCGGCGGCGGCCTACCTGGGCCTGAAGATCGGCCAGGTGTTCGAGGCGGCGATCCCGATCACGATCCTGGCGATCGGTGTCTCGGCCGGTCTCGGCAAGAAGAACGCGCTGCAGCAGCACGTCATGATCCAGTCGATCGGCTCGGCCTCGGGCGTGGTCGTGGCCGGCGCCATCTTCACGCTGCCGGGCCTGTACATCCTGGGCCTGGAAGACCGCACGAACTTCCTGCAGATGTGCCTGACCTCGCTGCTGGGCGGATTCCTGGGCATCGTCCTGCTGATCCCCTTCCGCAAGTACTTCGTCGACGACATGCACGGCGAGTTCCCGTTCCCCGAAGCTACGGCCTCGACGGAAGTGCTGATGGCCGGCGAAGCGGGCGGCGACCAGGCGACGGTGCTGGTCAAGAGCGGTGGCATCGCGATGTTGTTCCAGCTCCTGAGCGCCCAGACGATCGGCCTCTGGCGCGAGACGTTCTCGACGACGGCGTACGGACTCGGCGAGAAGCTGTCGCGTAGCATCCGCCTCGAGTACAACATGCTGACCGAGGCCGCGGTGCTGGGCCTCGGCTACATCATCGGCCTGCGCTATTCGCTGATCATTGCCTGCGGCTCGTTCCTGAGCTGGTGGGTGCTGGTGCCGATGATCGGCATCCTGGGCAAGGGCGTGCACGTGGGCGATACGGTCTTCCAGCTCCCGGCGCTGCTCGACCTGAGCACGACCCAGATCTTCCGCAACTTCGTGCGGCCGGTGGGCATCGGCGCCATCGCCATGTCGGGCATGATCGGCGTGTGGAAGAGCCGCAAGATCATCGCCGGCGCCATCAAGCTGGCCGCCTCGGCCGGCAAGCAGAAGCAGGCAACGACCGAGGTGCGTACGCAGCGCGACATGCCGGCCAAGCTCGTCACCATGCTGACCATGGCCGTGCTCGGCGCCGTGTTCCTGTATTTCTGGTTCATCGTCAAGGTCTCGCTGCTGCAGGCGGTCACCGGCCTGGCCATCGTCGGTTTCATCTCGTTCCTGTTCACGACGGTGGCCGCGCGCGCCATCGCCATCGTCGGCAGCAACCCGGTATCGGGCATGACGCTGATGACGCTGATCATCAGTTCGGTGATCCTGCGCTCGGTCGGTCTTCGCGACGAGGACGGCATGGTCGCGGCGCTGCTGATCGGCGGCGTCGTCTGCACCGCGCTGTCGATGAGCGGCGGCTTCATCAGCGACCTCAAGATCGGCTACTGGCTGGGCACCACGCCGGCCACGCAGCAGAAGTGGAAGTTCCTGGGCACGATCGTCTCGGCGATCTCGGTGACCGGCGTGATCCTGCTGCTGAACGAGGCCTACACGTTC encodes:
- a CDS encoding carboxypeptidase regulatory-like domain-containing protein, with product MLRRRLLSLMLALIALSATLAVAAPIKVSDQASALAVTAEKGTGLSFHVQVGELEATDIATKSGVFTRLAIPGFHSSMIEGAPELPQMNRLVAVPAGATARVSVRNVVTTRVKLADYGITRPIFPAQPSVSKSADLDNLPFVQDMAAYMQKVVSREPATILPQGRLRAMDFARLEIAPVTWFPTENEIEVVTSMDVDVAFDNVDKSYATDLIARTYSPFFESLYAGMAGTKAFHDAYPDRVGDVVTMVIVTPPAFASQMADFVAWKTQRGFRVIMAVTGTPAVGTTTTSIEAYLNGLYNNATPELPAPSFVLFVGDVAELPTYSEAGDATDRPYCAVDADLIPDMYYGRFSATNPTQLQAQLDKTMMYDQFTMPDPSYLNRVTMMAGVDGTYAATHGNGQINYGTNNYFNAAHGITSNTWLYPASNGAVEAAVIQTVNDGVSIINYTAHGSETSWADPTMTQANINAMTNVGKPTLAIGNCCLTSTYDYAECFGETFLRAANKGAVGYIGASNSTYWDEDYWWGVGFHASSQINGTGYPILATGIGAYDGMFHESGEAEHLWYVTNDALVFSGNLAVSESGSSRTTYYWNIYNLLGDPSLSTYLVPTANTVTHPATVFVGQTSISVGAATGSYVGLTQNGVLMGCGTVNAKGTLDVTYFGELTPGVPMKLVVTAQNKIPYITDINVIVPATVTINPTVIDVNVPTAITVTVMNAEGTLPLPGISVWAEGLDYATTPVLTDAAGVAVVNVNAAYGPTLDIVGQDMAETYRLFTEQVTVNAATLTAPDLTVTTGIGLSDAFALNLPGTLHASVTEPGATLYARLPNGTLLETTAADLALTPTGLGVVAGTIAVSGYNVYTENFNIIEAYGQLTGTVTSAGSPMVGVTVRLLDETLTEVFAVVSGAGGAWSAPEDILVDDYTVVVDHFGYLHYEAAQFINYGANTHDVVLAAAPSGVFSGSIFDSVTNEPLQGTVRVYRSDNGSLYTETTSGVDGTFVTSALPYFTYNIQVRAWHHKPVTIPVTIEEPETIKGFLLDPTAGDLLLIDDGAKSADKAAKFGGKLDDELLAAGYTAPVAKSAAQMLLDLEEMGYSVTSVTAAAADPATFDDYDLVILACGDNTETLANTALKAGLVAFAQTGGHILLEGGELGYDQYGDTAFATSVMHSTDWNADSAGTITVNDAAAFILNNPNAAAVPLDLTYAGYGDSDAMAPLADAARPLAWSSYASDASVITYDPNPAPEGGQIVFFCFNYLAAAAGRYQLLENAILWLTTPEIGSCTVTGHALLAGQSNHAGIVISASPNGGTTTTAADGSYTLSGLFAGAYTIHAAKAGYASTDVVVTLTSGETRTGVDFAMNSTTQLDQCVSPALAIADNTTVNSTMDVLTAGVIGSIKVYTNITHTYRGDLVVTLVSPAGTSVVLHNRTGSGTDNLTGWFPGDFTPAGNLSSLLGQNMQGTWRLTVADQAGGDTGTLNQWCLQIVYAPPYVAGVDDETVPSVLALAGNYPNPFNPVTNIKFDLPVRGHVTLQIFDVAGRLVRTLVDETMEAATHTAVWNGTDDAGRMVSSGAYYCRVSSGGAMATSKLLLLK
- the pepT gene encoding peptidase T, giving the protein MLQRKPGSPFPGLVDRFVTYAKIHTTSSESSETYPSTARQFDLARVLVAELQALGLSDAAFDEHCYVTATLPATPGCEKVPVIAFIAHMDTYPDVSGENVVPTFHPNYDGKDIALPKNGKKIVAAENPYLQECIGQTIITADGTTLLGADDKAGIAEILDALTRIVENPDFRHGPVKVAFTPDEEVGGGVKHFNVEKFGAKVAYTMDGGRRGEVENETFCADSAIVTFVGRDIHPGYAKDKMIASVKVAGSFLALIPREGAPETTSGREGYIHPIAIKGNCSETEVTLLIRDFELAELKPKADRIRGWAEQACAQWPGSSCRVEIKEYYRNMKYDISKEPRAMEYALEAVKRAGMSPILGLIRGGTDGAVLSAKGLPTPNIFTGEQDFHGYGEWVCVKDMELASDTIVHLIAVWSEKSS
- a CDS encoding oligopeptide transporter, OPT family is translated as MDVSTGSKSLPENAYRALKPGEKYIPVVPADSIVPEITGYSLTMGLIFAVVFSAAAAYLGLKIGQVFEAAIPITILAIGVSAGLGKKNALQQHVMIQSIGSASGVVVAGAIFTLPGLYILGLEDRTNFLQMCLTSLLGGFLGIVLLIPFRKYFVDDMHGEFPFPEATASTEVLMAGEAGGDQATVLVKSGGIAMLFQLLSAQTIGLWRETFSTTAYGLGEKLSRSIRLEYNMLTEAAVLGLGYIIGLRYSLIIACGSFLSWWVLVPMIGILGKGVHVGDTVFQLPALLDLSTTQIFRNFVRPVGIGAIAMSGMIGVWKSRKIIAGAIKLAASAGKQKQATTEVRTQRDMPAKLVTMLTMAVLGAVFLYFWFIVKVSLLQAVTGLAIVGFISFLFTTVAARAIAIVGSNPVSGMTLMTLIISSVILRSVGLRDEDGMVAALLIGGVVCTALSMSGGFISDLKIGYWLGTTPATQQKWKFLGTIVSAISVTGVILLLNEAYTFTGGQLQAPQANAMAAVIKPLMTGTPAPWLLYMAGIFMALILQWTGLPALAFALGMYLPLEVNTPVLVGGLIAWFVTRNGTDEQKAKRNDRGTLMASGFVAGGAIMGVLAALIKYVGGNVAGDNSWSVAQALGLHHWAEEMPLSATVTLLCFFGLAYYLYWGARRAAKD